One Coccinella septempunctata chromosome 1, icCocSept1.1, whole genome shotgun sequence DNA window includes the following coding sequences:
- the LOC123317562 gene encoding transmembrane protein 170A, translated as MKEELSLRSVLWFENADVLNTFTKMWYHVFLWALFSSIFVHTIAGMIAFLTLRKHKFGKFFPIAILIMGVITPAVTGIVSSAAIAFVYRASSFPMNPLYALFWGCGQTILTGCMGFTRILATL; from the exons ATGAAAGAGGAACTCTCTTTGAGATCAGTGCTCTGGTTTGAAAACGCAGATGTTCTCAATACTTTTACTAAAATGTGGTACCATGTCTTCCTATGGGCCTTGTTTTCGTCCATTTTCGTTCATACA ATCGCAGGAATGATAGCTTTCCTTACATTAAGAAAACACAAATTTGGAAAGTTCTTCCCAATAGCAATATTAATAATGGGTGTCATTACTCCAGCAGTCACTGGTATAGTCAGTAGTGCAGCAATAGCATTTGTATATAGAGCTTCAAGTTTTCCTATGAATCCTCTTTATGCTCTTTTCTGGGGTTGTGGACAGACTATTCTTACAGGATGCATGGGATTCACGAGAATCTTAGCTACCCTATAA
- the LOC123317548 gene encoding NEDD8-activating enzyme E1 regulatory subunit isoform X1 gives MASPAPKSPEQTDKTKKYDRQLRLWGDHGQMLLEKAKVCLINATALGTEVLKSLVLPGIGAFTIVDGEKITPEDIGSNFFLDSESLGMSRAQVATQALLELNLDVRGDYIDEAVEHVLSHSENFFSNFDLVIAAALSEKVLIPLSKHLWEANVPLIVCRSIGFLGYIRLQVKEHTVIESHPDSENPDLRLINLWPELENHLQKIDISKLDSKERSHVPAIVILYYYISKFKEQNNGALPVSREDKNQIRKMIRESAVNDENGIKTLEENFEEAIRFVNTCISNQTIPSQIREILEDDSCTNLTQKSRPFWIMCTALREFVETEGALPVRGTLPDMASDSESYITLQQIYQRKAQAQAESIYRRSCQIARNVGMHQDSISEQEVKLFCKHSSELFVMRGSSIADEYTKHCPDLSSQLEDPDSLMFYYVILRGFERFIGDFNTYPGQYDDHVEPDVLKLKMIIGKLLNEWGCSQILRDERVHEICRYGGAELHSVSAVLGGTAAHEAIKLVTHQYKPLNNTFIYDAITSNSATYTL, from the exons ATGGCATCTCCTGCGCCTAAATCTCCTGAACAAACcgataaaactaaaaaatatgACCGTCAACTAAG GCTATGGGGAGATCACGGACAAATGCTTCTGGAAAAGGCTAAAGTTTGTCTCATTAATGCCACTGCCTTAGGTACAGAGGTATTGAAAAGCTTGGTACTTCCTGGAATAGGAGCTTTCACCATTGTCGATGGGGAAAAAATAACTCCTGAAGATATAGGTTCAAA tttttttttagattctgaAAGTCTCGGAATGTCCAGAGCTCAAGTTGCTACACAGGCCCTATTAGAACTGAATTTGGATGTAAGAGGAGATTAtatagatgaagcagttgaacaTGTTTTATctcattcagaaaattttttctcTAATTTTGATCTTGTAATAGCTGCTGCCTTATCAGAAAA GGTTTTGATACCTCTTTCGAAGCATTTGTGGGAAGCTAATGTTCCTTTGATAGTCTGTAGAAGCATTGGTTTTCTGGGATATATTAGATTACAAGTTAAAGAACATACAGTAATAGAATCTCATCCTGATAGTGAAAATCCAGATTTGAGATTAATAAATCTATGGCCTGAATTGGAGAATCATTTACAAAAGATTGACATATCAAAACTGGATAGTAAGGAAAGAAGTCATGTTCCAGCCATTGTAATATTGTATTATTACATTTCGAAGTTCAAAGAACAAAATAATG GTGCTTTGCCAGTATCAAGGGAGGACAAGAATCAAATTCGTAAAATGATAAGAGAAAGTGcagtaaatgatgaaaatggtATTAAAACATTAGAAGAGAACTTTGAAGAAGCTATCCGGTTCGTGAATACATGTATCTCGAATCAAACAATACCCAGTCAAATCAGGGAAATTTTAGAGGACGATTCTTGTACTAATTTAACTCAGAAAAGTCGTCCATTTTGGATCATGTGTACTGCTTTAAGAGAATTTGTAGAAACAGAGGGGGCTTTACCAGTAAGAGGAACTTTGCCAGATATGGCTAGCGATTCAGAGAGTTACATAACACTGCAGCAGATTTACCAGCGAAAGGCTCAAGCACAAGCTGAATCCATCTATAGGAGATCATGCCAAATTGCCAGGAATGTTGGAATGCATCAAGATTCAATTTCTGAGCAAgag GTCAAACTTTTCTGTAAGCATTCCAGCGAACTCTTCGTCATGAGAGGAAGCAGTATTGCAGACGAATACACCAAACACTGTCCAGATCTCTCATCACAGCTGGAGGATCCGGATAGTTTAATGTTTTATTACGTTATCCTCAGGGGATTTGAACGTTTCATAGGAGATTTTAACACTTATCCTGGTCAATATGATGATCATGTGGAACCTGACGTTTTGAAACTGAAAATGATCATTGGAAAGCTGTTGAACGAATGGGGGTGCAGTCAGATTTTGAGGGATGAGAGAGTGCATGAAATTTGCAGATATGGAGGTGCAGAGTTGCATTCTGTGTCTGCCGTTCTTGGAGGAACTGCAGCGCATGAAGCTATCAAACTGGTTACCCATCAATACAAACCTTTGAATAATACTTTCATCTATGATGCTATCACTTCAAATTCGGCAACATATACAttgtaa
- the LOC123317548 gene encoding NEDD8-activating enzyme E1 regulatory subunit isoform X2, with the protein MSRAQVATQALLELNLDVRGDYIDEAVEHVLSHSENFFSNFDLVIAAALSEKVLIPLSKHLWEANVPLIVCRSIGFLGYIRLQVKEHTVIESHPDSENPDLRLINLWPELENHLQKIDISKLDSKERSHVPAIVILYYYISKFKEQNNGALPVSREDKNQIRKMIRESAVNDENGIKTLEENFEEAIRFVNTCISNQTIPSQIREILEDDSCTNLTQKSRPFWIMCTALREFVETEGALPVRGTLPDMASDSESYITLQQIYQRKAQAQAESIYRRSCQIARNVGMHQDSISEQEVKLFCKHSSELFVMRGSSIADEYTKHCPDLSSQLEDPDSLMFYYVILRGFERFIGDFNTYPGQYDDHVEPDVLKLKMIIGKLLNEWGCSQILRDERVHEICRYGGAELHSVSAVLGGTAAHEAIKLVTHQYKPLNNTFIYDAITSNSATYTL; encoded by the exons ATGTCCAGAGCTCAAGTTGCTACACAGGCCCTATTAGAACTGAATTTGGATGTAAGAGGAGATTAtatagatgaagcagttgaacaTGTTTTATctcattcagaaaattttttctcTAATTTTGATCTTGTAATAGCTGCTGCCTTATCAGAAAA GGTTTTGATACCTCTTTCGAAGCATTTGTGGGAAGCTAATGTTCCTTTGATAGTCTGTAGAAGCATTGGTTTTCTGGGATATATTAGATTACAAGTTAAAGAACATACAGTAATAGAATCTCATCCTGATAGTGAAAATCCAGATTTGAGATTAATAAATCTATGGCCTGAATTGGAGAATCATTTACAAAAGATTGACATATCAAAACTGGATAGTAAGGAAAGAAGTCATGTTCCAGCCATTGTAATATTGTATTATTACATTTCGAAGTTCAAAGAACAAAATAATG GTGCTTTGCCAGTATCAAGGGAGGACAAGAATCAAATTCGTAAAATGATAAGAGAAAGTGcagtaaatgatgaaaatggtATTAAAACATTAGAAGAGAACTTTGAAGAAGCTATCCGGTTCGTGAATACATGTATCTCGAATCAAACAATACCCAGTCAAATCAGGGAAATTTTAGAGGACGATTCTTGTACTAATTTAACTCAGAAAAGTCGTCCATTTTGGATCATGTGTACTGCTTTAAGAGAATTTGTAGAAACAGAGGGGGCTTTACCAGTAAGAGGAACTTTGCCAGATATGGCTAGCGATTCAGAGAGTTACATAACACTGCAGCAGATTTACCAGCGAAAGGCTCAAGCACAAGCTGAATCCATCTATAGGAGATCATGCCAAATTGCCAGGAATGTTGGAATGCATCAAGATTCAATTTCTGAGCAAgag GTCAAACTTTTCTGTAAGCATTCCAGCGAACTCTTCGTCATGAGAGGAAGCAGTATTGCAGACGAATACACCAAACACTGTCCAGATCTCTCATCACAGCTGGAGGATCCGGATAGTTTAATGTTTTATTACGTTATCCTCAGGGGATTTGAACGTTTCATAGGAGATTTTAACACTTATCCTGGTCAATATGATGATCATGTGGAACCTGACGTTTTGAAACTGAAAATGATCATTGGAAAGCTGTTGAACGAATGGGGGTGCAGTCAGATTTTGAGGGATGAGAGAGTGCATGAAATTTGCAGATATGGAGGTGCAGAGTTGCATTCTGTGTCTGCCGTTCTTGGAGGAACTGCAGCGCATGAAGCTATCAAACTGGTTACCCATCAATACAAACCTTTGAATAATACTTTCATCTATGATGCTATCACTTCAAATTCGGCAACATATACAttgtaa